The genomic region caatttaaagaataaaaggaAGAGCCAGGTATTCGTAGAATCAGTTGTTCTTCCTGCGACGATTCATCAGGGAATAAGACACCGACCAGGTTATGCTTATCTACGACGAAAGTGACCGTACGGTGTTCGTTTTACGTGCGGCGAGACATAGGAATTGGTCGCCGGTCTCACGTGTCTTTCGTCTCTCTACGAAGCTGTGGGAGCTCCTTTAGCATATAAAGGAGTCGCTGGTCGCGTCCATACATCCGCCGTCATGGCGAAACTAGTTCGGCCGTCCAGTTTTTCCACTCCCGTGCACACTTCAGTCGTCTCTTCGATGGTGGGAGACCACATCTCGAGCAGTCGCGGTCCTCGTAACGACACGCTAATAATCCCGCAACTTGTTGCTATTCGACCGCTTAAAGGTCTATTGATCGTCCTAACACCATGTTGattcgatattttcaaaaatggaGTACGGAACGATGTTTCGTTAATAAAATGTTACCGCCTTCAGAGATCTAGCCTCTCTACGATCCTGCGTACGATAATCTTGAGGCTATCACGTGACAATTTGACCTATTGCAAGCCACAAATTAATCGTCAGCAAtcatttgaattttcaatttccgcGCGCTTTCCTCCTTTAGTCGATTAGAAAATGATCTTTGATATGTTTCTatgagatattaaaaaataagcgATAAGACTCACCGAGATCTTCAACCAGTCGGAGCATGACACCGCCGATGTGCAATTCTCCTTTTACTCGTAAGCTCCTCTCCACTTGAAGATCGGTCACATAAACACGCAGCACCCAGCTGCCGTCCACCTCGTGACCATCGGAATACATTTTTCCCGATCTCGAGCGACCGTACgtcaaaaatatcgaattataaACCAACACGTTCTTTAACGCGAGGCACCTTCAGCCCCAGACACTCGATTTCGAGAAGAAAAGTTCGTTCTAAGGTGCGAAAATCATGATTGCGCGGCACTTGACATCACCGCGAATACACCTCAAAATTATTCGTCGTTCGGTGAATAACGAGTTGTATTTAATCTAGCAGTACCAGTGGATTTCACGACTTCTTAAGCAAACTCGATTCGGCCTAGTGTACACTGGTTGCTTTGATCGGACTCGCACAAATTCGTTCCGAATTCTGTATAGAGGCGTTCCAACGTTAGCCCCACGTCCCAGCTGGTTTCTCGACTGGTGTCGACCGTACACTCTCGGCTCGGCTACACTCTCTTGCCGAGAATAGAACTATTTACAAGTAGCGCGCTTGGAATGCGCGCGCAGATCTCTCCCCCCGACAACGTCGCGCGGTAACCCGTCACACAACTCGGTTTCCTTTCCCTTCGCGTCTACAGACACACCGTGGCCTTACTGTTTCGTCGTTTTTCCTTTCCTATTTCATTGCCTTTGAGTTCTCGTCGTCCTTCTCGGTCTTCTCGTGGATGGTGCTCGCGTTGACTCTCCCTTCCTTCTTCGCCGATACGTTGCCTTCTTCCACCACATCGATACACCGTAATCCGGAGAATCCTATGGATCTTCTTTatccaaattttatattttccaaatgCTGTATACCTAAAAGTACTTGCTCCAGTTCTCCCTTCGAATaaggtaattaatttatcttttatggTTGAAACAAGTTATGCATGTGATTCATTATGAGCtgttgtacatacatacatacatatacggtTACTTCGATAACAGATATAAGAAGGATTATAAAACGAACttttttaacatatattatacagtaatattttaaaatgcttTAATATATTCAGCtccttttttacttttgtctaaatcttgtaacgtatatacaATATTGGTTTTTCAAATCTATAAAGTCTATTTTGATTGGATATGTATCAAGGCATAAAATAGACTTGGCATCTTATGGGATCTCGTATCGTGTGTGCTCTGAAATACCGACTTCAGAAAAATCGGAGTGTTTCTTACTGTCTCTGCAATTTGCTAtagtaaatatagaaattatatttagtcAATCGGTATAGTCATTAGCTACGAAAAGATCTTTGCTTTCTAAATTCTCGAAACAAAATTAGACAGGTAGTCAAAatcagtaaataataattaaaaattttgatgtTATGTTATCTGCAGAAATATCGCTCGATATTTCATTCAGTTGCTTCTGATAGCGCTAGTAGACAAGCAGTCTGTGTAGTCTGTGGTATGCTGTAGAGTTCTTCTTTTACCTACTCATTTGCTTCACTGTACCAAATTCTTACTTAACGGATCCAAGTCGCAAAGCAAttgaaatatccaaaataaatTTGGCCAAAAGTTTTATAACGGCATATTTGCAGAGAGGTTGTGTGAAATATcacataaataaatgaaaacgtAAGATTATCCATATTTTCTTcagtaaagataaaaaatataatttaaggtTAGAATGTGATAAACAATGTTATATTAGTTGTgtgaatttttctctttcgtgaAGGTCAAATTTGTACAAAGCTTGGTTGTTGTTCTGATGATATTTGGTACAATGATCATACACctcaaaaaatttattttgccgTTGTGCAAACTGAATAAACTTGGAAAGGTACAAAAGCAATTTATTAGATGCGATTCTTCAGAATCTTCACCTGGAATCTTAGAACagctaaaaaataaaagtatactGCGGGTTAAAGGAAATGAAGCTTCAAGTTTCTTACAAGGATTAATTACAAATGATATGAAGAATTTTGAAGAAGGGGCAGCAAATTTATATGCATTATTTCTAAATGTCAAGGGTAGAGTAATGTACGATGTTATTATCTATAGAAGCCaagaaaataatgtatattatattgaatGTGACTCACAAGCCGCAGATTCATTACAGAAACATCTAAAAATGTACCGtgttagaaaaaaaattgatatagaTCATTTAGGAGGTAATATAAATGTTTGGGCATTCTTTGATCCTACTCAATAtatgaataacaaatataatgaTAGTAATAAACAAAAACTTGAAGGTTTAATATTTCCATGTGGTACtcttaataataaagtaaGCAAGATAGTTgataatattatgatatatgAAGATCCTAGACTTCCTGATCTAGGCATTAGAATTTTAGCAGAATCAACAATTGAAAGACAAAAGATAATAAGACATTTGAACTTAGATGCATTACATTCTACTAGTGACTTCAATTACAAAGCATTTCGATATAAACTTGGTGTTCCTGAAGGTATAGAAGATTTACCGCCAGGGAAACCTTTCCCACTAGAAGTAAATTGTGACTATTTGCATGGTGTTAGTTTTCATAAAGGTTGTTACATTGGTCAGGAACTTACAGCTCGTACTCATCATACTGGTGTCGTAAGAAAACGTTTAATGCCTCTATTATTTAGTGAAGTTCCTAATAAATCTTTTTCGTAtgatgataaaattattaatgagtCTGACAATGTAGTAGGTAAATTTAGAGGAATTGAAAATCAGTATGGATTAGGTTTAATGCGAATTATTGAATCTTTGAATGCTCAATCTCTTACTATAtcagatattaaattaaaagtatcaaAACCTATTTGGTGGCCGCAGGAATTGCAGAAAGTTTccgttaataaaaaagaatgaatGTTTTTAagttaaatacaatttaatgtttatatatatatatatatatactaagtTGTAATCTAtggttataaaataaatggaaaattatctataattttttcttacaatatattttccatcagTGTTACTTTATAGGATGGAATCTGTCGCTAGCACATCTACGGACGAAGCTCATATTATCGGACACAATCAAGATTTACCATCAGCAGTTCAAGATCCTAAAGAAatcgtaaatgaaatatttaggtGCTCTTGTTGTTCACTAGAGGAACGATTTAATTTCAAGGGTATCAAAGCACCATTCGCGCGGCAATTAAGTTATCTAGAAGAGTGTTATATTATGAAAGATCCTTTTAGTTTACCAAACAAAGGAGAAGTTTTAGTATTAGGAGCTGATTGTAACTTTTGCAAAAAACCTGTATGTTTAGAATGTAGTATATATTTTGGTAAACGGTTTTGTTTAAAATGTGCGTtatgtaatatacaaaatttgccATCGCAACTACATTCCAAAgtaaagaatttaataaaagaaagagattcataaaaataatattttattaaacgttaaatactTGTTTCTACTCTTTTacatttaagaaatatatactgACAACAGTCTTAAAAATGATAAACCTTTTTGATTACATGTTGTTTCTTATTTCACAATGATATGACAGATTGCAATTTGTCATTGTCGCtagtatataagatatatgaattaaaattgaattgttATGAATATGTTTAAGCTAGCAGTATACTTTTTATGCCACTATTTACTTTGATGACTTTTTAGGTTTAGCTGTAAGTTTCTCagccaaaagtttcttttttttgtcaaacttgtttttacttttctttttgtttacaTCAGATTTTTGACCTTGAAAGTTATTTCCTTGTTGTTGTGGgctaatttcttttctttcaaacttttgtttttttgttattctttTTGCAGCGTTTTCTTTATTACGAAtctgaaaaatgtaaattaacattttattaaatagtaaAACTTAATAGATGcatcaaatatttcttaaagaaTAATGTTACATACTGCTACTGATGCTCCTACagtatttttcaactttttacgTGAAAAATTATAGTTATCTTCTGCAGGATATCTCTTTCCATActttccttttgtttttttatcttGGTCAATATTTGGTTTTACTCTAACTTCTCTATTTGAAATTGTGGTGCCATCTAGTTCTAATGCTAATGCAACAGCATCTTCACTTTTAAAGTTAACATATCCAAATCCTTTGCCCACTCCAGTCTGATTGTCTCTAATTATTCTCACAGATTCTATTTCACCACATCGCTTAAAATGATTCCTAACTGTGTCATCATCAACATCTGAAAATTATagcatttttataatattataatattagttaATCATGTAAttaatctttatttcttttgtccTGTATTATACTTactaaaatgtaaatttcctataaatatacttttttttgtttcatatttgttatttgatttcatagacATGTCTACTCTTATATAATGTTCTCCAAATTTCCTCCCATTTATGGACAAAGCTTTCTTAGTAGATTCTTCAGACTCAAATCTAATATATGCATAAATTGATTTCACTTTAGGGTGTAAATCATTTGTGATAGCTGCAACTCGTTTAGGTATATTGAgggattttgatattttacccCTAAAACGAATAGCATCAATCTTCCCAAATTGcttaaataatttctgtaaCTGTTTTTTTGTTACATCTTTTGGGAGATTACCAACAAAGATTGTTCGttcattttctttaaagtctTCTAAAGGGGAATCTTTATCTTGATGAGAACTTAATGATCCGTTTCCTTCTACTTCTCCTTCTTCTagttcttcatcttcttcatcACTTATATCATCATCTTCATCATTCTCAGCTGGTTCAACAaaatcatcatcatcattatcatCCTCAATAATAGTGTCACCCACTAGTGTTTTTAGAAGATCTGATCCTTCATTCCTTACTTGtttatcttcttcttcagTTGTATCATCAGTTTCGTTATTCTCATCAAAGTCATTAAAGTCTTCATCATCTTCATCCTCAGAAAGACTATCTCCCAGAAGTACTTTTAGAGAAGCTGCAGAAGATTCATCAGTCTTTTCTCCATTCTCAGATTCTGTATCTTCTtcatcatcgtcgtcgtcgtaatcatcatcatcatcatcatcatcatcatcatcgtcgtcgtcgtcgtcgtcgtcatcgtcgtcgtcatcgtcgtcgtcgtcatcatCATCAACCTCAGACATAGAATCATCCTTGTCTTCACTGGAAACAATGCTGTCGTTTGATTTTACTCCATCAAACATTTTTACACCTTTATTTACTTGTACTTTTTTGTCTTCTTCATAATCTTCATCATCTTCATCACTGTCATCTGCTAGACTGGCACCAAGAATATTTGGTAAGACTTTTTCCTCTTCACTTTTATTACCATCAGATGATTCACTCTCATCACTACTTTCCATTATGCTATCTTGTAATACAATTCCTTCATTGATAGACTCATTCTCTTTGGATCCCTCagaaagtttattttttctttgtttctttaaagATTCTTGCAGCTTTTCAACATCTTTTTTTCTCAGTCCTTTATTCTTTTCTGGAGGTTTTTGAGGTGTATTAGTTTTCATATTGTTACTATTTGACTTCTTTGATACATTAATTAATGGAACTTTCCCAGTTGGTAttactttaaattttttatttttatttttttgtataaatccATCCTTTGGCACATTCAGTAACTGTTTGGAAgctaattttttatcttccttTGGTTGTGATTTAaccatttttttcaaaaaaccTTATGTCGTCGTTCAAAACAACAGCTATCCTGTTATAgatagaagaaataattaatctttCACGCACATATTGTCCTTATTTTGtttcaaacaatttaaattttttaagatcATTGATTCATTTAGgagtacgttatatagtagttCAATCAAAGATAGGTTAATACAGaaagttaataattaaatcataaccattaataaaattaattattattaatatacttaataagaaataatactaaATACTCACTACGATAATATGTATACAAATCAAACCGCCGAAGAAAAACTCACTTCTCAACACGCCGGCTCAGAGTGAACACACTTTAAGCGCCAACAGGAAGAACGAAATCAgccattaatattctatacatCTCGTTTTTGAATGTTAACGTATTAACGAAAAACAAAATTCTCTATATCTtactttaaatgaaatttccctATAAATCCAATAACCAACTGCAATCTtacattcataatttttaacagaaaCATTAGACAATTGCACAAAAATTGGGTCCCAAGTTTTGCAAGTATACGTTTGTAATTTGCAGCATATTTGCTTACTTACTAAATGATAGTTAAATACATATCAATAAGTAAATGTAATTCAAATTATGTTGTGTTCGGTCTCATTTTAATCAGAAAGATGTCATAAATACGTtagtgaaaaattaattttaaaaaggtcaaaaataaaaatgtttcccTTTTAAATTAGcatctaaatatattatctcAGCGATATTTGACAATGAATTATGTTACACTATTCGATCGCGGCGAGCCGCCAAGCTTCGTGGTAAACTCTGGATGTAAAACCAGCAGTAATAATTGCGACGGTGCAATCGGTGCTCCTTTTGTGCAATTATCGAATGTTTCTGTATATTCGAAATTGTTACGAAAAGTAAacgattcaattaaaaaataaatgcaaatattttatactaaaatatgATTAGGGACACCATTGTAAtcataacatttacatatatgtaaatgttGTTTCAATGTGAAAAGAGAGGTTATGTTTTGCAGTATTTTCGTGATTTTGTAAGATtcagaatttatataaatattcgctttgaaaattaatatatatatatagttatctATAGGAAGATTTAGGTAAATTTTCATTGACATTATATcctgtaataatttttatagaactAGATTAATTTGTCCAGATATAAAGTGTCAGAATCATGTGGCTGCATTTTCCATGTTTCAGATTATATCTGAGTTGTATACAATGGACGGAGTAGgattatttaatacttttctTCAAACACACCAACCTCAATTAGAATCTTCTGGAGTACCAAGAATATATTGgcacattttatttaaaaaacttcAGTACCAGATATTTGATTCAGgtctaatatttcaattaatgaGAATTGATTACGATAGTGACGAGAAGGGTGAAAAGGATCCTATTTGGAAGCTCTTTGTTTGTCATAAGGAAGGCATTGCTGTTAAGGAtccaaataatatttatttgatagatCATGCATGGACATATGATATTAGCAATGCAAGGCAAAATTTATCAACTATTCCAGATCTATTAGATCGTATGTGTTCCTTAATGGGTTTTGACATAGATGCAGAGGAAGATGAAAAGAtagaatttgtattaaatgAAATGTGGAGGTACAATCaatctttttctataaatagtGGTTCTGTAGAGGATAGAATGCCAGTTTGGTATATTATGGATGAAGTGGGATCAGCAATAAATCATAGTGATAACCCCAACTTTAGAACAGTGCCTTTCTTGTATTTACCAGATGGTGTTACTTATACACTTTTGTTTCCTTTAAAAGATGTTGATTACGAAGAAGAAGttacaagaaattttatagaagGACAAACAAAAGACCAAAGGAAACAGAGAGCGTTATTGTTACCTTGGATAGAAATATCATTTATCGAAGAAAGCTTCTTGCAAATAGAACCAGATGAACAATACTTTTTGGCAGGTCATATTCATGAAAGTTTACCAGAAGAAGTGGATTCTAAGTCTCTTGTAAGAGCTAAAGGtacgaaattaaaagttttttcacaatatacatatgtaaatgaATACCTAAATGACCCTGCATTTGAAATTGTGGCTGATGAAGACCAGGCAGATATTTTATGGTACACCTCACAttttaaagattataaaaGATTAAGCATACAATCACCATACGTTTTTATAAACCAATTTCCATTTGAAAATGTTCTAACTGTTAAAGATTTATTGCCGATTATATGTAGAAGAAAAGCAGGTGAAAGATACTTCAATCCCAATACACTCGAAACTTATCCAACTTGGCTACCAACTACTTACAACCTAAGTGTAGAATTAGTGCAATTTGTTGCATACTTTGAACGGaggaaattaatgaatttagaTAATCATTGGATTTGTAAACCTTGGAATCTAGCTAGAGGATTAGATATACACGTTACGAAAAATTTGTTCCATATATTACGATTGCCTAGCACAGGTCCGAAGATAgcgcaaaaatatattacaaatccCGTTTTGTATGACAGACCAGAAATCGGAAAAGTTAAGTTCGACATACGATACGTAGTAATGCTCAAATGTGTACAACCTCTACAAGTGTTCGTCtacaaaaatttcttcttaAGATTTGCGAATAAGGAATTCgctttaaataatttcgacGTGTACGAACAACATTTTACAGTTATGAATTATTCAGAAGATGTACCACTTTGTCACATAAAGTGCGCGGACTTTATCTTGGAATGGGAGAGGCAATACCCCGACTTTTCATGGAAGAAATGTGTCGAGCCAAAAATCTTGCACATGTTTAGAGAGGTTTTCGAGGCTGCAGTCGCACTAAAACCACCGAAAGGAATTGCGAAAAGCCCACAAAGTAGGGCTGTATACGCGATCGATTTGATCCTCGAATGGAAAGAGGAGACGATACAGCCTATGCTATTGGAGATTAACTTTGCACCTGACTGTAAACGAGCATGCGAATATTATCCAAATTTTTACAACGACATATTCAAATGCCTGTTTTTGGATTTTGATAATCCGGAAGTATTTCACGATTTGTGCTTACAGCAGGATTAAATTCTTTATGCATAAATCGAAATACAGTTGTCTAAGTGCATGCTCGAACTATAAATATCGAGAAACTATTAACGGTCGTTTTATGGTCAGCGTTGTGGCCAAacacatttatttattcaaagcAGGAGAGTTCCGTGTTTCGTATGCGGTAATGAGCTGAAGTAGATCCAGTAAATCTGCATATGCGAACGTTAAGGGTATATTTGCCCCGTAAATAATTTGCACCTTCCATAACTTGACGCTATAACGGGAAGACTATTGTAGTACCTAATGGAATAATAAACGAGACAGCAATTGGAACAGTTTCACGACTGTCCACTTTGGTCATCGTGTATCCACGAGTGCTTGATTAATGCAGAAAGATACTCATAACGATAATGCTAACTTTTTAGCGATATCATTCTTCCCGTGAAAATACAATGAATACATAATAAAGGTGGAATATATCGAAGCATACGCAGTCGatcttaattatttcttcgatTATCCATCTgtgattatttgtttaatatttcatgttGAGTTTTTTAATTACCCCAgacgtattaaatataaaatcaagcctcctgaaaaaaaatttcatcggGTCTATAAATTCAGCCAGCGCTTGTATTTTTCTCGGTTATTTTCGTCGCTCTATTTCCTACtgtgtacatttatttttacatagcTGTAGCCTTTTTATCGTGTTATTTTATGCTGTCGACGTGACGACACGATTTTATCGTTTACCTTCGGATTTCAAATGGTAGCCAGAAAGTTGACTGCTACCTGCTGTGTTCGCCTATAccttttatgcaaattattttgtttccaATCGACGATTATCGGTAGATTTTTATTGAGTACGACGAGTTTTATACCGGCGTATATTTTTACGTACGTATATTAATCCGCAGTTTCGTCTCGCGTGCGAGGACATAATCAACCGCAacgattatttctttatttcattctGCGGCGTTGCTAGTCGAATCACGTTTTACTGACAATTGTTTCATGATAACATTGAGCTTACGCCATggtattttgttaattatcgTTCCGTTCGTTATTTGGTTATTTGGAAACGAGATTTGCGGTGCCTGTACTCAATTGAAAAAGCTTTGTCTCCGAACTTTCTAGTACAAAGCTCGCCCCGTGCAATTATACAAACGTATCAACGCTCGAATTTAATGTTGTTACGCACTCGGATAACGTAGAGCTATTTTACTTACGGTATTTCGTTTGATACGATTCAGcggatattaaattataattactttataaagaaaatgtatttcgAGACGGAAAATCGATGTAAAACAGCGCTCAGAGAATATTATGGTTCAGTCAGGCTATACATAATGTAGTCCATAGACCTGGAATAGCTACATAACTTTTAATACCAGCGAGCAAAGTTTAAAAAAAGGTAGCGCTGGTTAAAGAAGTAATTATATAACATCTTCTGTGAACACTTTTCAGCAAATGCAACAATAAGCACAATAGCTGATCAGTGTCTTTTAATCGCGGTTGATggtacaaaataatttacgctTTAATGCTTCGTAggatttacttttttttttttttcgtaattttaaaaAGCCGACACGTCATTCAAAGCAGAGGCAAggtaaaaaagtaaagaatCCCACGGCTTGAACGCTATGTCGTGATCCTTcttcttgttctttttttccatCGGACCGATTATATTTCACCCTCCACTGGGCGTCCTCCCTCCAGTCAGGACTAGTGCGTGCGGCTCCAGGTAGTCGGCTCCGTTCTATCGTACCTTGCATTCCCGAATGTTACGTCTGCGGGGTAGTCGCACCACTTACATACGTCTGTGCATTACGGCTATACCTATATTCGTTTCCGTGAATTACGTATCGCATAGGTTGGAAAAGTGGCCAAGTAGTGGCCACCTTCTTCTACTGAAACTCATAGCGGGCTTCTCCGACGTTGGCGTTGCTGGTAATCATGGCAATTAAGTAAATGAGTTCTGCGTATAGGGACGTCGATAACAAGGGCGTCACGTAGTTCGGGAGGTACAGAGTGGTTTTGCGACCGTATCCAATTCAACCCTTGCGAgtctttctttttccgtttCCTACACTCGTACGTTCGCCGCGCGTTACTTCGTCGAcatcttttccttttgtttttgTCGTAACGACAGACTGACCGACGCCGTTGATCTGGTGGTTGATAGCCCTATTTCACCCCACCGTCCTTACACTCTTCGTCAACGAGATTGATATCGAGAAGTTGAAACGACCGTTGCGTTGGCCCTTTTATTTCCAGCGGGCACATCGGCCTGTTATTTCTCTCGTTGCGAGTGTCGATTCGCCTCTTTCGGCCGGCAATTTCGTGTTTCTTGCCGCGCAATTCACCGGGTAATTTGGTAATTTGGTTTCGACCCTTCTCGCCCGGTCGAAGAAGAATTTGGTCGGTTAGCGGTGCGGCTGGTATAATTATTCGAGAACGAGCTCGAAGGCTTTCTGCTCGGACGAAAAGAATACGCTTAATCGCGGACACGAAGAACGCGagtaattttccat from Bombus fervidus isolate BK054 chromosome 11, iyBomFerv1, whole genome shotgun sequence harbors:
- the Ttll12 gene encoding tubulin tyrosine ligase-like 12, whose translation is MDGVGLFNTFLQTHQPQLESSGVPRIYWHILFKKLQYQIFDSGLIFQLMRIDYDSDEKGEKDPIWKLFVCHKEGIAVKDPNNIYLIDHAWTYDISNARQNLSTIPDLLDRMCSLMGFDIDAEEDEKIEFVLNEMWRYNQSFSINSGSVEDRMPVWYIMDEVGSAINHSDNPNFRTVPFLYLPDGVTYTLLFPLKDVDYEEEVTRNFIEGQTKDQRKQRALLLPWIEISFIEESFLQIEPDEQYFLAGHIHESLPEEVDSKSLVRAKGTKLKVFSQYTYVNEYLNDPAFEIVADEDQADILWYTSHFKDYKRLSIQSPYVFINQFPFENVLTVKDLLPIICRRKAGERYFNPNTLETYPTWLPTTYNLSVELVQFVAYFERRKLMNLDNHWICKPWNLARGLDIHVTKNLFHILRLPSTGPKIAQKYITNPVLYDRPEIGKVKFDIRYVVMLKCVQPLQVFVYKNFFLRFANKEFALNNFDVYEQHFTVMNYSEDVPLCHIKCADFILEWERQYPDFSWKKCVEPKILHMFREVFEAAVALKPPKGIAKSPQSRAVYAIDLILEWKEETIQPMLLEINFAPDCKRACEYYPNFYNDIFKCLFLDFDNPEVFHDLCLQQD
- the LOC139992266 gene encoding uncharacterized protein; this encodes MVKSQPKEDKKLASKQLLNVPKDGFIQKNKNKKFKVIPTGKVPLINVSKKSNSNNMKTNTPQKPPEKNKGLRKKDVEKLQESLKKQRKNKLSEGSKENESINEGIVLQDSIMESSDESESSDGNKSEEEKVLPNILGASLADDSDEDDEDYEEDKKVQVNKGVKMFDGVKSNDSIVSSEDKDDSMSEVDDDDDDDDDDDDDDDDDDDDDDDDDDDDDDYDDDDDEEDTESENGEKTDESSAASLKVLLGDSLSEDEDDEDFNDFDENNETDDTTEEEDKQVRNEGSDLLKTLVGDTIIEDDNDDDDFVEPAENDEDDDISDEEDEELEEGEVEGNGSLSSHQDKDSPLEDFKENERTIFVGNLPKDVTKKQLQKLFKQFGKIDAIRFRGKISKSLNIPKRVAAITNDLHPKVKSIYAYIRFESEESTKKALSINGRKFGEHYIRVDMSMKSNNKYETKKSIFIGNLHFNVDDDTVRNHFKRCGEIESVRIIRDNQTGVGKGFGYVNFKSEDAVALALELDGTTISNREVRVKPNIDQDKKTKGKYGKRYPAEDNYNFSRKKLKNTVGASVAIRNKENAAKRITKKQKFERKEISPQQQGNNFQGQKSDVNKKKSKNKFDKKKKLLAEKLTAKPKKSSK
- the LOC139992268 gene encoding putative transferase CAF17 homolog, mitochondrial, giving the protein MIFGTMIIHLKKFILPLCKLNKLGKVQKQFIRCDSSESSPGILEQLKNKSILRVKGNEASSFLQGLITNDMKNFEEGAANLYALFLNVKGRVMYDVIIYRSQENNVYYIECDSQAADSLQKHLKMYRVRKKIDIDHLGGNINVWAFFDPTQYMNNKYNDSNKQKLEGLIFPCGTLNNKVSKIVDNIMIYEDPRLPDLGIRILAESTIERQKIIRHLNLDALHSTSDFNYKAFRYKLGVPEGIEDLPPGKPFPLEVNCDYLHGVSFHKGCYIGQELTARTHHTGVVRKRLMPLLFSEVPNKSFSYDDKIINESDNVVGKFRGIENQYGLGLMRIIESLNAQSLTISDIKLKVSKPIWWPQELQKVSVNKKE